The following are encoded in a window of candidate division WOR-3 bacterium genomic DNA:
- a CDS encoding S8 family serine peptidase has product MLKLLLLTLLTTRAYIYPALKEKLAKAAPNEYTEAIVHLKAKPDYDAMKGLTPAQYVEVLKSFAKESQSEILKALEQNYGDKIKTLSPYWIFNGFYIVATKDVIEWIAERDDVEYLIDNFVIKLEKTTPSSEKVETKSPTWNITKVKADSCWMAGYDGSGIIIGHLDSGVDITHPALSGKYLGYWFDAVNGQSQPYDDNGHGTHTMGTILGGDGLGSFANDIGVAPGAKFVACKIFNSQGSGYADWIHNGFQKILEWKAQGVNIKVVSNSWGSTDYTSTEFWNDVVNWRNNGIIPVFAAGNSGPNSATVNTPGSFPNVIAVGAVDNNDYIASFSSRGPAPNQSPWNNTAYWPRSDWNFIKPNISAPGVSVPSSVPGGGYQSMDGTSMATPHVAGAVAILLQRNPNLDFNTVYSLLLDYSRQPSQGSPYPNNNYGWGVLDIYQALLHTPAPSEPSVVLLNYSYTDQNGNNVWDAGETIYITVTVKNNGADATNVQGTLSTSSTYAAISDGTTSFGNISSNGTANNGSDPFIVSSSANTPNGTSIDFNLNITCDGGYSWNYSFSLTVGIPGVDYADHSPGNIVLTVTKYGTLGYMSSSQSQGSGCKYPSSSASHLFYGAFAVGTQLPYVIDRYYESSSGDDDDWVTTTNPDGRVFKYNPYPPYYEYSQAIFTDAGGEVSKGLWVYQRGYTFNDGVAPNYVILEYTLYNSSPNPINGLYAGLFTDWDIGGSSGASSNAGGTDATRNLAYLYYSSTFMGTAILNPSRQQTTLIANRSVIDHDTYVYPYNGLPDSVEMKFLNGTYTSASTNRNYDWSTVVSAGPFNIAPYDSVKVAFVVAGASSLANLQSYVEDAYARYWSTVVNAGEAPQQTNITIPTISRSNFNFSIGKNVREVKVSVYDAKGSLVRSDTYAPTNGMVNVNLSGLSAGLYIVKVESENVKKTSKIILVK; this is encoded by the coding sequence ATGCTTAAATTACTATTGCTAACACTACTAACTACAAGGGCGTACATATACCCCGCCCTCAAGGAAAAACTGGCTAAAGCCGCCCCAAATGAGTACACTGAGGCTATAGTTCACCTCAAGGCAAAACCAGACTACGATGCTATGAAGGGATTAACTCCCGCCCAGTATGTAGAAGTTTTGAAATCCTTTGCAAAGGAATCTCAAAGCGAAATTCTTAAAGCCTTAGAGCAAAACTACGGAGATAAAATAAAAACCCTAAGTCCCTATTGGATCTTCAACGGATTTTACATTGTAGCAACAAAGGATGTTATCGAATGGATCGCTGAGAGAGATGATGTGGAATACCTCATTGACAACTTCGTGATAAAGTTGGAAAAAACGACGCCTTCAAGTGAAAAGGTTGAAACAAAATCACCTACCTGGAACATAACAAAAGTTAAAGCCGATTCTTGCTGGATGGCGGGATACGATGGAAGTGGAATCATAATTGGTCATTTAGACTCAGGTGTAGATATAACCCACCCTGCCTTATCCGGGAAGTATTTGGGATACTGGTTCGATGCAGTGAATGGACAGTCTCAACCCTACGACGATAACGGACATGGTACCCACACAATGGGGACAATTCTCGGCGGTGATGGTTTGGGATCCTTTGCAAATGACATTGGTGTCGCACCGGGGGCTAAGTTTGTAGCTTGTAAAATCTTCAATTCTCAAGGAAGTGGATATGCAGACTGGATTCACAATGGATTCCAAAAAATATTGGAATGGAAAGCACAGGGAGTAAACATAAAGGTAGTATCCAATTCCTGGGGTTCAACGGATTATACGAGTACAGAATTCTGGAATGACGTTGTAAACTGGAGAAACAACGGAATAATCCCTGTTTTCGCTGCAGGTAACAGTGGGCCAAACTCTGCAACGGTAAATACGCCTGGCTCTTTCCCCAATGTCATTGCTGTAGGAGCTGTAGATAACAACGATTACATAGCCAGCTTTTCATCGAGAGGGCCTGCCCCGAATCAGTCTCCCTGGAACAACACTGCCTACTGGCCCCGTAGCGACTGGAACTTCATAAAGCCAAATATTTCTGCACCTGGAGTAAGCGTACCATCATCGGTTCCTGGCGGAGGCTACCAATCGATGGATGGTACGTCGATGGCCACTCCACACGTCGCAGGGGCTGTGGCTATACTCCTTCAAAGGAATCCGAATTTAGATTTTAACACTGTTTATTCGCTACTTTTGGATTACTCAAGACAGCCTTCCCAGGGTTCACCCTATCCTAACAATAACTATGGTTGGGGAGTCCTCGATATATACCAGGCACTTTTGCACACACCTGCCCCCAGCGAGCCTTCAGTAGTGCTTCTAAACTATTCATATACCGATCAGAATGGAAATAACGTGTGGGACGCCGGCGAAACGATTTACATCACGGTAACAGTAAAGAACAACGGTGCCGATGCAACCAATGTTCAAGGTACATTAAGCACAAGTTCGACTTATGCCGCGATAAGCGATGGAACAACTTCCTTTGGCAATATCTCCTCTAATGGAACAGCCAACAATGGTAGTGATCCCTTCATAGTGAGCTCAAGCGCAAACACACCAAACGGAACAAGTATTGATTTCAATTTGAATATTACCTGCGATGGTGGGTACTCCTGGAACTACAGCTTCTCTTTGACCGTAGGTATTCCTGGAGTCGATTATGCGGACCATTCACCGGGTAATATTGTTTTAACGGTAACAAAGTATGGCACGCTGGGATATATGAGCTCAAGTCAGTCTCAAGGGTCCGGTTGTAAATATCCTTCATCTTCCGCATCTCATCTGTTCTACGGCGCTTTTGCCGTTGGGACCCAGCTTCCTTATGTAATCGATAGATATTACGAATCCAGTTCCGGAGACGATGACGACTGGGTCACAACGACCAATCCCGATGGGAGAGTCTTTAAATACAATCCCTATCCACCCTACTATGAATATTCACAGGCCATTTTTACTGACGCTGGTGGTGAAGTGTCCAAGGGTTTATGGGTCTATCAAAGGGGATATACCTTTAACGATGGCGTTGCTCCCAACTATGTAATCCTTGAATACACTCTATACAACTCCTCGCCTAATCCAATCAACGGTCTCTATGCAGGCCTCTTTACCGACTGGGATATCGGAGGAAGCAGCGGCGCCTCATCCAACGCTGGCGGCACCGATGCCACAAGGAATTTGGCCTACCTCTACTATTCTTCCACCTTTATGGGAACAGCCATTCTTAACCCTTCACGTCAACAAACCACACTAATTGCAAACCGTTCAGTGATAGACCATGACACCTATGTTTACCCCTACAATGGCCTTCCCGACAGTGTAGAAATGAAATTCCTCAACGGCACCTATACTTCAGCATCCACCAATAGAAACTATGATTGGTCAACGGTTGTATCGGCAGGACCTTTCAATATTGCACCTTACGATTCTGTGAAGGTGGCCTTTGTTGTAGCCGGGGCATCGAGCTTAGCCAACCTACAAAGCTATGTAGAGGATGCCTATGCAAGATACTGGAGTACTGTGGTAAATGCTGGTGAAGCCCCACAGCAAACAAATATTACGATACCCACCATTTCACGGAGCAACTTCAACTTCTCCATTGGCAAAAACGTAAGAGAGGTTAAAGTATCCGTTTACGACGCAAAGGGTTCACTGGTTAGGAGCGATACCTATGCTCCTACAAACGGGATGGTTAATGTAAATCTTTCAGGGCTCTCCGCTGGACTTTACATCGTAAAGGTGGAAAGTGAAAACGTAAAGAAGACATCAAAAATTATTCTCGTAAAGTAA